DNA sequence from the Tenacibaculum mesophilum genome:
CACATCTTTTCCTGAACGAATTACAGGAAATGCTTGTTCTTGAATAGGTGTTGGATTTACGAAACCTAATTCTTCAATTGAATTTCTTAGTGGATTTGATAATTCTAAATCTTGAAAAGTCGTCATTAACAATAATTTGATGCAAAGGTACAACCAATATTTTGTATATTTAAGGGAGTAAATCCTTTTTGATTATGGAAATACCTAAACGATTAGAACAAGCACTTATAAAGCTTTATAATGCTTTTCACAACGATGAATTGAACCCTGAATGTTGCTCAGCATGTGCGGTTGGAAATATATTAGACAATCGAGATAGTTGGAAACATCTCACGAATGATCATGGCTCATTGCAACTAAGCTATGTGGGTAGGGTTCATCAAAATTTAGGTAGAAAATTTAATGGTTACACTCCACTTGAATTACTACAGATTGAGAGGGTGTTTTTAGAAGCATGCGGTTTTACTGTTCCTTTATGTCATTATAATCCAAAACCTCAAAATCCGACCGATAAAGAGAGGTTATTTAATGGTTTATGCGCTGTAGTTTCACAACTATGTAAACTCGAAGAAATAGCTAACGTTATGGATTATGCTAGAGTTTTTGAATATGATAGCGACAACCCTGTATATAAGTTTGATATAATTTATGAATAACATTATTTTACTAAAAATGTTGTTTTTCCTCATTACATCCAAACCACATTTCTTAGACCTAGTGACTTCTTAATTAGATTCTTCGTTTTTATTTTTTTTAAAGAAAGTAACAATATATAAAACAATAATTGACAAAGGCAAAAATGTTGTTTTTAATCTCTGATAAGTAAAAAACTCATCATACTGCTTATTATAGATAAGGGAAGAAAGCTCCCACACATAAATAAGCAAACCAAATATTACCCAAACTAAAACAAAATAGTTAAAAAACAATTTATTTCTTTTCATAGCTATCACAGTATTTTATTATAAAAATATTCAAAATATCTTTATAGTTTTCATTCTAGTATTGAATCTATTTACATTATAAAAATTTATACATAGAGCCACAACATTAGAAAGGAACTTTTAATTTCCTTACTTTTTTCTTTTTAAGCTTCTTTAAATACAATGCCTTCTTGTTATAATCAATAAAGGCTTTTCCTTCCTCTAAAATATCTGCCCCTATAATTCCGTCTACCTCATCAGCATCGTGTTGTTTTAAAGCTGTATTTACATGTGTTAAGTCAAACAATACTAAATCACACTCATTCGCTTTCCACTTTCCTATTTTAAGAGAATTATTTCCTGACTTATGTGTTTCCATATCCGTCGCTCCTGCTCCTGCAGCTTTTACTTCACTTTCTTCAGAAATAAGCTTGAAACGCTCTATTAAATCTAATCCAACACACGAATTAGAAGCGCCTGTATCTAAAATAAACCTTCCTTTAACACCATTTATCTCCGCATCTAACTCTAAATGATTTGTAATCATTTTTTTGAGTTTTATTTTAATGTATTTCTTTTTTCGTAATACTTTTTTCAAACTTGCCATTTCTTGTACTTTTGTCTCGTAAAGATACGGCAATAAATGATTACAGATACACATACCCACTTATATTCAAGTCAGTTTGACGAAGACAGAAATGAAATGATACAACGTGCTAAAGAAGCTGGAGTTTCTCGTTTCTTTATTCCTGCGATTGATAGTTCTTATACTGAACGTATGTTTGACTTGGAAAAAAACTATCCGAAAGATGTGTTTTTAATGATGGGGTTACATCCAACTTCAGTAAAAGAAAACTATCAAGAAGAATTAGTTCATGTAAAAGAATGGTTAGACCAACGTGATTTTTATGCGATTGGTGAAATTGGTATCGATTTGTATTGGGATAAATCATTTTTACCACAACAACAAGAAGCTTTTCGTACTCAAATTCAGTGGGCAAAAGAGAAAAAACTACCGATTGTTATCCATTGTCGTGATGCTTTTGATGAGATTTTTGAAGTACTAGAAACTGAAAAAGGAGATGATTTATATGGAATTTTTCACTGTTTTACAGGAACTTTAGAGCAAGCTGAAAAAGCAATTTCCTACAATATGAAATTAGGAATTGGTGGTGTAGCGACATTTAAAAATGGAAAAATTGACAAGTTTTTAAACCAAATAGACATTAAACACATTGTCTTAGAAACCGATTCGCCATACTTAGCACCTACTCCATACCGAGGAAAACGTAATGAAAGCAGCTACATTACTAATGTTGTGGATAAGTTAGTAGATATTTATGGATTGACTTTCGATGAAATTTCGGAAATTACAACACAGAACTCTAAAGACGTTTTTGGTGTCTAACTTACAAACCACATATTATAAAACTCCTATCGGGATTGCCAAAATTGAAGGTGATGAAAACGGAGTCCAGTCGATTTCAGTATTGGATGAAAATGCTTTGCCTACAATTAGCTTTCATAAAAAGACTCCATCATGTTTACAAAATTGTGTTATGCAATTGGATGAGTATTTTGCTGGAAAAAGAACAGATTTTGATCTACAATTGAATCCACAAGGAACAAGCTTTCAACAATCGGTTTGGAATGAATTATTAAACATTCCTTTTGGAAGAACTAGAACCTACTTAGAACAAACCAAACAATTAGGTGATGTAAAAGCAATTCGTGCTGTAGCTTCTGCTAACGGTAAAAACCCTATTTGGATCGTTATTCCGTGTCACAGAGTTGTAGGTTCTGATGGCTCGTTAACAGGGTATGCAGGCGGTGTTTGGCGTAAAAAATGGCTATTGGAGCACGAAAGCGGAGCAAAACAACAAACATTATTTTAAGTTCTTTAGTTAAACTTAATTTCAACTTCTCATAATGAAATTCCGAAACAAGTTCGGAATGATTATCGTCAATTTAAGTTCCGTTTTTCAATAAAAAATTTCTTCAGTAAAAATCCACATTCCTCCTCTAAAACCCCTGAAACTACTTTAGTTTTTGGATGCAATTTAGTTTGCAACACAGAAAATCCTAATTTAGGCTCGCTTGCTCCATACACTATCTTCCCTATCTGCGTCCAGTAACTCGCTCCTGCACACATTTGGCAAGGTTCTAATGTAACATACAAGGTACAGTCCTTTAAATATTTTCCACCTAAAAAGTCTGCTGCTGCAGTAAAAGCTTGCATTTCGGCATGTGCTGTAACATCGTTTAATAACTCCGTTAAGTTATGTGCTCTCGCTATAATCTGGTTATTAAAAACAATGACCGCTCCCACAGGAACTTCTCCTTTATCAAAAGCTATCTCCGCTTCTTGTAAGGCTTTTTTCATAAAGTAGATGTCGTCAAACGGATTCATATATGTGGATTCATGTAAGTTCTTAAACAAATGTAGCCAAAATTTGTTTGTGCTAACTCTAAGTAAAATACTTATTTTTACCAAAATTTACAATTTGATTTCAATCAACACTTCTGAAAATAAAAAAGTTTATTTTGCTTCCGATCAACATTTAGGAGCTCCAACATCTGAAGCTAGTTTTCCTCGTGAACAAAAATTTGTTGCATGGTTAAACGAAGTTAAAAAAGATGCTGAGGCTATCTTTATTTTAGGTGATTTATTCGATTTTTGGTTTGAATATAAAACTGTCGTTCCTAAAGGCTTTGTTCGCGTTTTAGGTAAACTTGCTGAACTAAAAGATAGTGGTATCCCGATTTACTTTTTTGTTGGGAACCACGACTTATGGATGCGTGATTATTTTGAAAAAGAATTAAATATTCCTGTGTATCATTCTCCTCAAGAATTTAAAATCAACGATAAATTGTTTTTAATTGGTCATGGTGATGGATTAGGCCCTGGGGATAAAGGATATAAACGCATGAAAAAAGTGTTTACATTTCCGCTATTTCAATGGATGTTTCGTTGGTTGCATCCAGATTTAGGTGTGCGATTAGGACAATATATGTCCGTAAAAAACAAACTGATTTCTGGTGATGAAGATGCTAAATTTTTAGGTGAAGATAATGAGTGGTTAGTACAGTATTGTAAGCGCAAACTAGAAACTAAACACCACGATTATTTTGTTTTTGGACACAGGCATCTTCCTCTAGAAATTCAACTTAAAGACAACAGTGTTTACCTTAACACTGGTGATTGGATTCAGTATTATACCTATGCTGTTTTTGAGAATGATAAGTTAGTTTTAAAAAAATATAACTCATAAAAAAACACCTCGAAAAGGTGCTTTTTTTATGGTTTATCCTAGTATTAATCTAATACAAAACGTAATCTAGCAAACAAATGCCTACCATTAGTTCCGAACTGTACAGAACGTCTTGAGTAGATAAAACGTCCACTAGACCTAAAAGCAGGATCGTTCTCATCTGGATAAACATCAAATAAATTATTTGCTCCTAATGTTAAACTTAGAGTCTTATTAAAATTATACCCAAAAGAAATGTCTGTTAATACTTTTCCTCCAAATGTTGTATCTACATTAGGACTGTCATTATTAGTTGCTTCTTCAACTTCTCCAAAATAACTGTTTCTTAAAAAGATATTCCATTTATCATTAACACTTAAATTATGTGATAAATTCCCTTTTGTTGTAGGAACTGCGGACTCTAAATAAATTCTACTTGTTGGGTCAAAATAAACATCAGACAATCCAGCGTTTTCTATAGCAGTTGGAATATTCA
Encoded proteins:
- a CDS encoding TatD family hydrolase, which produces MITDTHTHLYSSQFDEDRNEMIQRAKEAGVSRFFIPAIDSSYTERMFDLEKNYPKDVFLMMGLHPTSVKENYQEELVHVKEWLDQRDFYAIGEIGIDLYWDKSFLPQQQEAFRTQIQWAKEKKLPIVIHCRDAFDEIFEVLETEKGDDLYGIFHCFTGTLEQAEKAISYNMKLGIGGVATFKNGKIDKFLNQIDIKHIVLETDSPYLAPTPYRGKRNESSYITNVVDKLVDIYGLTFDEISEITTQNSKDVFGV
- a CDS encoding methylated-DNA--[protein]-cysteine S-methyltransferase is translated as MSNLQTTYYKTPIGIAKIEGDENGVQSISVLDENALPTISFHKKTPSCLQNCVMQLDEYFAGKRTDFDLQLNPQGTSFQQSVWNELLNIPFGRTRTYLEQTKQLGDVKAIRAVASANGKNPIWIVIPCHRVVGSDGSLTGYAGGVWRKKWLLEHESGAKQQTLF
- a CDS encoding retropepsin-like aspartic protease; its protein translation is MASLKKVLRKKKYIKIKLKKMITNHLELDAEINGVKGRFILDTGASNSCVGLDLIERFKLISEESEVKAAGAGATDMETHKSGNNSLKIGKWKANECDLVLFDLTHVNTALKQHDADEVDGIIGADILEEGKAFIDYNKKALYLKKLKKKKVRKLKVPF
- a CDS encoding Na(+)-translocating NADH-quinone reductase subunit F, which codes for MEIPKRLEQALIKLYNAFHNDELNPECCSACAVGNILDNRDSWKHLTNDHGSLQLSYVGRVHQNLGRKFNGYTPLELLQIERVFLEACGFTVPLCHYNPKPQNPTDKERLFNGLCAVVSQLCKLEEIANVMDYARVFEYDSDNPVYKFDIIYE
- a CDS encoding UDP-2,3-diacylglucosamine diphosphatase, with the protein product MNTSENKKVYFASDQHLGAPTSEASFPREQKFVAWLNEVKKDAEAIFILGDLFDFWFEYKTVVPKGFVRVLGKLAELKDSGIPIYFFVGNHDLWMRDYFEKELNIPVYHSPQEFKINDKLFLIGHGDGLGPGDKGYKRMKKVFTFPLFQWMFRWLHPDLGVRLGQYMSVKNKLISGDEDAKFLGEDNEWLVQYCKRKLETKHHDYFVFGHRHLPLEIQLKDNSVYLNTGDWIQYYTYAVFENDKLVLKKYNS
- a CDS encoding nucleoside deaminase produces the protein MNPFDDIYFMKKALQEAEIAFDKGEVPVGAVIVFNNQIIARAHNLTELLNDVTAHAEMQAFTAAADFLGGKYLKDCTLYVTLEPCQMCAGASYWTQIGKIVYGASEPKLGFSVLQTKLHPKTKVVSGVLEEECGFLLKKFFIEKRNLN